The sequence AGGCGTGCAGGTCGCCGTCCACGGCATGAATCCGGTCGAGATAGGCCTGCGTCAACTCCACGGGCGACACCTCGCGCTTCTGCAAGCGCGGGGCGATGCTGTCAATGCTGGAAAAACACAAATCCGACATGTCCGTTCCTCGTCGTTGCGCAGACCGCCCTACCGGTCTTCGTCCGTGTCGGGGCGGAAGACCCCGCCCACCTGTTCGCCGGCCAGGTTGATGGAGTGAAGCTTGTCCAGGCTCTCCATGTAGTCTTCCAGCATGGGGATGAAGCGCGCGCGGTCGCTCTCGGCCATTTCCAGCCCGGCGCGGCGCAGCAGCCGGCTCAGGGTTTCCTCGGTATCCTTGTCCATGACGAACCTCCTGTTCTCGATGACGTCGTACCTCCTCCGCCTCACCCCAGGTCGCCCCACAACAACTGCACGGCACACACCGCCGCCAGGGCCGCGGTCTCCGTGCGCAGGATGCGCCGGCCGAGCCCCACGGTGCGAAACCCGCGGGCCTCGGCTCGCGCCGCCTCCTCCCCGCTGAAACCGCCTTCCGGGCCCACCATCACCAGCACGGACCGCGGGCTGTTCAATTCTCTCTCAAGGGAAGCCAGTCCCCTGCCTTGCGAGTCTTCCCAGAAGAACAGCCGGACATCGCACCGCCAGTCCCGGTCGAGTATGGCGTCGAACCGGTCCGGCTCGTCGATCTCCGGGATGCGGGTGCGCCCGGACTGCCGCGCCGCCGCGGCGGCGATCTTCCGCCAGCGCTCGCGGCGGCGCTCGCCCTTGTCGCCGCCGAACCGCGGCACCGTATGCGACGAGAAGAACGGCGTCACTCGGGTCACCCCCAACTCGGTGGCCTTCTCCACGATCCAGTCCATCTTGTCGCCCTTGCCCACGGCCTGGGCCAGCGTGACCGCCAGGGGGGACTCCCGCTCCGGGCGATAGGACCGTACCACGGTCATGGCGGCAACTCCACCTTCATAAGCGCGGATCAGGGCCTCGTGCTCGGTGCCCTCGCCGTCCCACAGCAGCACCCTGGAACCGGGGCGGAGGCGCAAGACCTTGCGCATGTGCGCGAGCTCGGGACCCGCCACCGTGGCGCTGCCGTCGCGCACCGAATCGGGCGAAACGAGAAAGCGCGGCAGGCTCATGGTTCCCTGCGGAGCAGCACGGTGCTCCACTCCTTGCGGTCCTTGCGTTGGGCGATTCGGAAGTCCCGGAAACGCGGCATCACCACGGGAACGTGTTCGCGCAGCAGCCCCGACAGGACCAGCGAACCCCCGGCGGCCACGCGCCGGTTCAGCGGAGCCGCAAGCTCCACGAGGGTCTCCAGAATGATATTGGCCACCACCAGCGGGAAGCGGCGCCGGACGCGGGCGACGGGCATGCCGCTCAGGGTCACCGGCCCGTCCATCCCGTTGAGCCCGAGGTTGACCCGGGCCGCCTCCAGCGCCACCGGATCGTTGTCCAGCGCCAGCACCTCGTCCACCCCGAGCCGGGCCATGGCGATGGCGAGGACGCCGGACCCGGTGCCCACGTCCAGTGCCTTGGCCGGCGCGGCACCGGCGCACAACTCGTCGATCAGCTCGAGGCAGCAGCGGGTGGTCTCGTGGGTGCCGGTGCCGAAGGCCATGGCGGGCTCGATGAAAACCACGTGGCGGCGGTTCTCCGGCGGTGGGAGCCACGGCGGCGTCACCACGAGCCGGCGCCCGATCCGTTGGGGCTTGAAGCGGCCGCGCCAGGAATCGTGCCAGTTCTTCCCGGCCATCACCCGCCAGCGGGTGCGCCCCACGAGGCAATCCGGGAAGACCTGTCGGAGCCCGCGCAGATAGCGCCGGACCGCGAGCTTGAGGGCGGCGGCGTCGGCGGTGTCGGGAAAGAACGCGCGCAGGGAACGGTCGCCGCAGACAACACCCGTGGAGCCTTGTTCCACGAGGAAGCTGGAGATCGTGTCCTGCACCGGGCCTTCGGCCTGGACGGAAAGCTCGAACCAGCGGGCCACCATGCCTTCCTATATGTCACAGGGCCGGCCGCCGGGGGAAGGCAACGCGGGTGTTGCCTGGGGACGGGCCGCTGGTAGAATGGGCTCATTATGGCACAGGACATGGAACAGACGCCTGCCTGCTACCGCGCCGACAACGCGGCGGACTTCTCGTACGCGCCGGACCGCATGACGGTCTTCGAGGAGGCCAACCGCTTCCGGCGGGAGTTCGGGATCACGCCGGCGGCGGCCGATGCCAGGAGGATCGATCTACTCCTCATCGACGTCCAGCGGGACTTCTGCCACCCCGAGGGCACGCTCTACGTGGGCGGCCGCGACGGCCGCGGCGCGGTGGACGACAACCGGCGCATCGCGGAGTTCATCTACCGCAACCTCGCGCGGCTCACCCACATCCGCTGCACCCTGGACAGCCACTACAACTTGCAGATCTTCTTTCCCTGGTTCTGGGTGGACCCCCACGGCGAGCCGCTGGCGCCTCATACACTGATCACAGTGGACGGCCGCGACGCCAAGGTGCTGGTCAACATCGATCCCGCGGGTAATGTCCTGAAGGAGGACGTCCTCCCCAACCCGGCCATGACCCCGTGGGTCACCGACAAGGGCTACGACTGGCTGGTGGAGCAGTGCCGATTCTACAACCACGAGCTGGCGGCCGGCGGCCGCTACACCCTCTACCTGTGGCCGCCCCACTGCCTGGTGGGAAGCCCCGGCCACACCGTCACGGGCGTCGTCGACGAGGCCAGAACGCTGCACTCGCTGGCGCGCTCGACCCAGTCCTGGGCCGAGATCAAGGGCTCCCACAACCTGACGGAGAACTACTCCGTGCTGCGCCCCGAGGTCCTGACCACCTGGGACGGCGGCGTCCTTGCGGAGCGCAACGCACGCTTCTACAAGACCCTGGTGGAGGCCGACGCGCTCATCGTCGGCGGCCAGGCCGCCAGCCACTGCGTCAAGAGCACCGTACAGGACCTGCTGGAAGAGATCCGGCGGGAGGATCCGTCGCTGGCGGGCAAGGTCTACCTTATGACCGACTGCATGTCATCGGTGGTGGTCCGGGGTGAAGACGGCGCCATCGCCGCCGACTTCACCGAAGCCGCCGAACAGACCCTGGACGAGGCCGCTTCCGCCGGCATGCGCTTGGTGAAGTCCACGGAGCCGATGGAGAGCTGGCCGGGGATGTGACCGACAACGCTGCGCGGCGGGGAAGGCGTAGCGGAATACGATCGCGGACGGCTGCGTTCCCGTGACAAGGCGCGTTCAAACGGCCCCGGCCACTTCGAGGAATCGATCATATCGCCTGGAGAGGAACTCGACGGAGGGCCTGTCCGCGGGTCTGCGGGGTAGCGCAATGGGCTGGTCGTGAAGCCCCTGAATCGCGTGCTGAAGTGTCGGACCATCAAATTCCTTGAGAATATCCGTACGCACTTCAATGGTCCTGTCGGGCCGCACCCCTACGAAGAAACGGTCGAACGTGGCGTGGTGCAGTCGACACAACGACAAGCCGTTGCGCACAACCGGCTGACCGTCCGGCTCCGTATCTGGAATAATGTGCGCTGCGTCAAGCAACTCACCATGACGCAGTCGGCAGAAGGCGCACTGATGACGGTACGCCCGCAGGACCCTCTCACGGAACGCGCGTTGGTGCAGCCGGCGCACAGCCGTTGTCGTGAGGTACTCTCGCCGAATATCGGCTACGGTTCCGGTATCGTAGGGCACCTGTGAGAACAACTCGAGCCGATCGGGATCGTCCACTGCTACCGAAAATGCGAGATCCTCAGGTGCGTCGCGGACGATGTACGCAGGCCAGATCGCCAAGTACCTCGCCGGAACGATCCCGTGAAAATAGGCGAGCGGGAGTTTGTGTTGCATCGTGAACCGCAGTCCGACGTTGTCGCGGTGCTGCGGATCCGTTCCACGATACCGGTATCTCAAGAGATTGTCGTAGCCGAACTCATCGTCGTATGGCCCATCGGGAGCGATGGTGATAG is a genomic window of Deltaproteobacteria bacterium containing:
- a CDS encoding 16S rRNA (uracil(1498)-N(3))-methyltransferase, which codes for MSLPRFLVSPDSVRDGSATVAGPELAHMRKVLRLRPGSRVLLWDGEGTEHEALIRAYEGGVAAMTVVRSYRPERESPLAVTLAQAVGKGDKMDWIVEKATELGVTRVTPFFSSHTVPRFGGDKGERRRERWRKIAAAAARQSGRTRIPEIDEPDRFDAILDRDWRCDVRLFFWEDSQGRGLASLERELNSPRSVLVMVGPEGGFSGEEAARAEARGFRTVGLGRRILRTETAALAAVCAVQLLWGDLG
- a CDS encoding 50S ribosomal protein L11 methyltransferase yields the protein MVARWFELSVQAEGPVQDTISSFLVEQGSTGVVCGDRSLRAFFPDTADAAALKLAVRRYLRGLRQVFPDCLVGRTRWRVMAGKNWHDSWRGRFKPQRIGRRLVVTPPWLPPPENRRHVVFIEPAMAFGTGTHETTRCCLELIDELCAGAAPAKALDVGTGSGVLAIAMARLGVDEVLALDNDPVALEAARVNLGLNGMDGPVTLSGMPVARVRRRFPLVVANIILETLVELAAPLNRRVAAGGSLVLSGLLREHVPVVMPRFRDFRIAQRKDRKEWSTVLLRREP
- a CDS encoding nicotinamidase, which encodes MAQDMEQTPACYRADNAADFSYAPDRMTVFEEANRFRREFGITPAAADARRIDLLLIDVQRDFCHPEGTLYVGGRDGRGAVDDNRRIAEFIYRNLARLTHIRCTLDSHYNLQIFFPWFWVDPHGEPLAPHTLITVDGRDAKVLVNIDPAGNVLKEDVLPNPAMTPWVTDKGYDWLVEQCRFYNHELAAGGRYTLYLWPPHCLVGSPGHTVTGVVDEARTLHSLARSTQSWAEIKGSHNLTENYSVLRPEVLTTWDGGVLAERNARFYKTLVEADALIVGGQAASHCVKSTVQDLLEEIRREDPSLAGKVYLMTDCMSSVVVRGEDGAIAADFTEAAEQTLDEAASAGMRLVKSTEPMESWPGM
- a CDS encoding HNH endonuclease — protein: MEFDRNYDARVRNAAFEWLAHQVSLHGDVLSRERLARGFELDQRRVPLLSPQGIFKPAVMSVPLSITIAPDGPYDDEFGYDNLLRYRYRGTDPQHRDNVGLRFTMQHKLPLAYFHGIVPARYLAIWPAYIVRDAPEDLAFSVAVDDPDRLELFSQVPYDTGTVADIRREYLTTTAVRRLHQRAFRERVLRAYRHQCAFCRLRHGELLDAAHIIPDTEPDGQPVVRNGLSLCRLHHATFDRFFVGVRPDRTIEVRTDILKEFDGPTLQHAIQGLHDQPIALPRRPADRPSVEFLSRRYDRFLEVAGAV